The Streptococcus marmotae genome contains the following window.
TAGCTCATAATGGGAATTTGACCAACACCCAAAGTTTAAAGAGAGAATTAGAAGCGCAAGGAGCTATCTTTGCTAGTTCTTCTGATACAGAAATTCTCATGCACCTCATTCGTCGAAGTCAAAAAGAAACGCTCCTTGCTAAAATCAAGGAGGCTCTCAATCAAGTTAAGGGTGGATTTGCCTATTTGATTATGGCGGAAGATAAGCTGATTGCAGCGCTTGATCCAAATGGTTTTCGTCCTCTTTCGATTGGTCGGATGAAAAATGGAGCTTGGGTTGTTTCAAGTGAAACTTGCGCTTTTGAAGTTGTTGGTGCAGATTGGATTGAAGATGTAAAACCAGGGGAGTTGGTCATCATAGATGATCAAGGAATTCAACATGATCGCTACACAGACGATACCCAGCTCTCTATCTGTTCCATGGAATATGTCTATTTCGCACGACCAGATAGTGTGATCAATGGGGTCAATGTTCATGCGGCACGAAAGAAAATGGGACGCCGTTTGGCACAAGAAGCAAAAATTGAAGCAGATATTGTGGTCGGTGTGCCAAATTCTTCTTTGTCTGCAGCGAGTGGTTATGCGGAAGAATCAGGCTTGCCTTACGAAATGGGCTTGATCAAGAACCAATATACTCAGCGGACCTTTATTCAACCAACCCAGGAATTACGGGAGCAAGGGGTCCGGATGAAATTATCTGCCGTATCGAGCATTGTCAGAAATAAGCGCGTGGTCATGGTCGATGATTCGATTGTTCGTGGAACAACTAGTCGGCGAATTGTCCAATTATTGCGAGATGCAGGAGCAGCAGAGGTCCACGTAGCGATTGCAAGCCCTCCTCTCAAGTACCCTTGTTTTTTCGGAATTGATATTCAAAATCGGAGCGAATTGATTGCGGCCAATCATAGCAATGAGGAGATTTGCGAGATTATTGGAGCAGATAGTTTGACCTTTCTGTCTTTAGAGGGCTTGATTGAGGGAGTAGGAATGGAAACAGATGCTCCAAATGGTGGTCTCTGTGTTGCTTATTTTGATGGGAAGTACCCGATTCCGCTGTATGATTACGAGGAGCGGTATTTGGAAAGTCTGGCAGAAAAAACGAGTTTCTACTAAATGTTAGTCGTTTAATTGCTGTATTTAGTGATAAAAAGGAGAAAAGGATGTCAAAAAATTCATACGCAGCATCAGGTGTGGATGTGGAAGCTGGATATGAAGTAGTTGAGCGCATCAAAAAGCATGTTAAAAAGACAGAGCGTTTAGGCGTTATGGGGGCTCTCGGGGGCTTTGGAGGCATGTTTGATTTGAGTAAACTCTCGGTCAAAGAACCTGTCTTGATTTCTGGAACAGACGGAGTTGGGACTAAGCTGATTCTGGCTATTCAGTACGATAAACACGATACCATTGGTCAGGATTGTGTAGCCATGTGTGTCAATGATATTGTCGCAGCAGGAGCAGAACCGCTTTATTTCTTAGATTATATTGCGACTGGGAAAAACATCCCTGAAAAACTTGAGCAGGTCGTCAAGGGAGTTGCAGATGGTTGTTGTCTAGCAGGTGCTGCTCTTATCGGTGGAGAAACGGCTGAAATGCCTGGAATGTATGGTGAAGATGATTATGATTTAGCCGGTTTTGCCGTTGGCATTGCAGAAAAATCCCAAATCATTGACGGTTCTAAGGTCGTGGCAGGCGATGTTCTGTTAGGTCTTGCTTCCAGTGGTATTCATTCAAACGGTTACTCTCTTGTTCGCCGTGTTTTCGCAGATTATACAGGCGAGGAATGCTTGCCTGAATTAGAAGGGAAACCTCTCAAGGAAGTCTTGCTGGAACCAACACGAATCTACGTTCAGACACTTCTTCCTCTAATTAAGGAAGGTTTAGTGCATGGGATTGCTCATATTACAGGCGGTGGTTTTATCGAAAATATTCCGCGGATGTTTGGCGAAGAGCTAGCAGCTGTGATTGATGAGAGTAAGGTGCCGGTCTTACCGATTTTCAAGGCCTTGGAGAAATACGGTAAGATTCCTCATGCGGAAATGTTTGAAATCTTCAACATGGGCTTAGGAATGGTTCTTGCGGTAGCAGCAGAAGATGTGGAGCGTATCAAGGAACTTGTGGATGAGGAAGTCTATGAAATTGGCCGTATCATTGAAAAAACAAATCAAAGTGTGGTCATCCAATGAAGAAAATAGCTGTGTTTGCTTCAGGGAATGGGTCTAATTTTCAAGTGATTGCGGAGCGATTTCCTCTTGAATTTGTCTTTTCAGATCACCGAGATGCCTATGTACTCGAGCGAGCCAAGAATCTTGGTGTGACAGCTTATGCCTTTGAACTCAAGGAATTTGAGAATAAAGCAGCTTATGAACATGCGATTGTGGAGCTATTAGACCAGCACCAAGTAGACTTGGTTGTCCTAGCAGGATATATGAAAATTGTGGCAGAAACCTTGCTATCTCGCTATGAGGGGCGGATAATCAACATTCATCCAGCTTATCTGCCAGAATTTCCAGGAGCTCACGGCATTGAAGAAGCCTGGAATGCAGGTGTTGCTCAATCTGGCGTGACTGTTCATTGGGTGGATTCAGGTGTTGATAGCGGTCAGATTATCAGACAAGAGCGGGTGCCGATTTTTGCAGATGATACCCTTGAGAGTTTTGAAGAGCGCATTCATGCGATGGAATACCAACTCTATCCAGAGGTGATTCGGAAGTTACTATCTTAATTTGTAAGTCCAGTATGGTAGAATGGTTGTATGTCATGATGGATTACAAAAGGAAAGGAGTAACTAAAATGGTCACACTGAGATTAGTTGATGAGGAAAATTTTGCTCAGGTCATTGATTTGAGCCTGGCAGAGGAGGATAGGTCATTTGTGGCTTCTAACCTTCGCTCATTAGCAGATTGTTGGCTTTATCGGGAGAATGGTGATGTCTTTCCATATGCTATTTACGCTGATCATCAAGTCGTCGGCTTTGCCTTGATTGATGTAGATGAGGAAGAAGCCTGTTATATGATTTGGCGCCTGATGATTGATAACAGTCAGCAGGGAAAAGGATATGGGAAAGCGGCCATCTTAGCCTTAATGGAACAAGCTAAGGCGATTGGAAAATACAACACCATTCGGGCTGATTTTGTTAAGGGAAATCAGAAAATGGAACGATTGTTGCACTCGCTGGGTTTTGCGAAATTTGGCCAAGATGAGCGAGAAATCTTTACCAGACGAACTCTTGAAGTTGAAAAATAAATATGGAACAGTATCAAATAGCAAAAAGAACGAATCATTGATAACAAAGAAAAATAAGGAGAAATCATGACAAAAAAAGCCTTGATTAGTGTATCGGATAAGACAGGCATTGTAGCATTTGCACAGGAATTAGTCCAATTGGGCTGGGACATTATCTCAACTGGCGGAACCAAGTCAACCTTAGATGCGGCAGGTGTAGCAACGATTGCAATCGATGAGGTGACAGGATTTCCAGAGATGATGGATGGGCGGGTGAAAACCCTCCACCCTAAGATTCATGGGGGACTTTTAGCGAGACGAGATGTAAATAGTCACCTAGAAGCGGCAAAATCACAGGGGATTGACTTGATTGACCTAGTAGTGGTCAATCTGTATCCCTTCAAAGAAACGGTTATAAAGCCTGATGTCACCTATGCGGAAGCGGTAGAAAATATTGATATTGGTGGACCTTCTATGCTTCGCTCAGCTGCCAAAAACCATGCCAGCGTAACTGTGGTCGTTGATCCAGCAGATTATCACGGGGTACTGGAGGAATTGCAAGCAACAGGTGAGACCAGTCTTGCCATCCGCAAACGCTTAGCAGCTAAGGTTTTCCGCCATACCGCAGCCTATGATTCTCTGATTGCAGACTACTTTACTAATCAAGTCGGAGAAGAAAAGCCAGAAAAGCTTACTCTGACCTACGAACTTAAACAACCGATGCGCTACGGTGAAAATCCGCAACAGGATGCGGACTTCTATCAAACAGCCCTGCCTCTTGCTTACTCGATTGCAGCTAGCAAGCAACTGAACGGCAAAGAGCTGTCCTTTAATAATATTCGAGATGCCGATGCAGCCATTCGTATTATCCGTGATTTTCAGGATCGCCCAACCGTTGTAGCCCTCAAACACATGAATCCATGTGGTATTGGGCAGGCAGATGATCTTGAAACAGCTTGGGATTATGCGTATGCGTCAGATCCTGTGTCGATTTTTGGTGGCATTGTCGTCTTGAACCGTGAGGTAGATGCGACAACTGCTGAAAAAATGCACCCGATTTTCCTTGAAATCATCATCGCACCAAGTTATACCCCAGAAGCCTTGGAGATTTTGACCCATAAAAAGAAAAATCTTCGAATTCTGGAGCTTGATTTTAGCCAGCACCTAGCCAGTACAGCTGAAAAAGAAGTGACTGGTGTGCTGGGGGGCCTCCTTATCCAAGATCAAGATGTTGTAGCAGAAAGCCCAAGCGACTGGACGGTTGTCACCAAGCGTCAGCCGAGTTCTGAAGAGCAAACAGCCCTTGAATTTGCTTGGAAGTCCATCAAATATGTCAAGTCAAACGGCATTATCATCACAAATGACCATATGGTGCTAGGCGTTGGCCCTGGGCAAACCAATCGTGTGGCTTCCGTTAAAATTGCCATTGAACAAGCAAAAGACCGCCTAGAGGGAGCCGTTCTTGCTAGTGACGCTTTCTTCCCATTTGCAGATAATATCGAAGAAATCGCAGCAGCTGGTATCAAGGCTATTATCCAACCCGGGGGTTCCGTCCGTGACCAAGAATCCATTGCAGCAGCAGATAAACATGGCCTCACCATGATTTTCACCGATGTCCGACATTTTAGGCACTGAGTTTCGTTTAAGCCCTCTTTAAGGTTCGAGACGTATACTATAAATATCCTAAATTTTCTTTTTCATTAATCTCCAAAAAATCCCGAGCGTTGCTACGCTTGGGATTTTGCTGTTTATTGTGGATAGATATAGGATGCAATTCCCCCTGCGACAGGATTAAACCAACCGCGGAAATCACCCACATATTGATGCCCATTAAAGTTTGATTCTTTAAGGCGGATACGGGTTGGACTTTCTACAGCAGTAACGACACCGACATGTCCAAATTGACCATCTGTCCAAACAGCAACAGCTCCGACACGAGGAGTTGTACCGACTTCAAATCCCTGAGCTCTGGCATTGCTTGCCCAATATTTTGCATGGCCAAGGTAGTTAGGAATCCATGGTGCAAGCTCTTTTGCTCCCCATGTACATTGGCCGACAGGGTAGGTATTTGGCTCTGTTCGGATGATAGGCTTAGGTGCAGGGAGCTGAGAGGTAGTTACTTGGAAGGTAGATGGAATCAATCCTTTTCCATTTTGATAGACATGGAGATGGTATTTTCCTGTACCCTTGTGGAAATGGAGTGGAATATCTCCAGTATAGGTCTTATCTCCAGCTTTAGTAGCTGCATACCAGCGAAGATCATCTTGCCCGTTTTCATCTGACCAAACGGCATAGCTAACATTTCCGCCACCATAAATATTGTCGAGTGTGACCCGGAAATTTCCTTGAGAGCTAAATGTTGTGGTAACTTTTACAGCGGCGCGGGCATTGGTCAAATCGACTTTCTCAGTGGCATACCCCAATCGACTTCCGTCGCCATAGGTAATATAGACATGATTGTGGTAGAATCCATTGATACTCTGATGCTCAGAGAAGTTAACATTGGTCGTATAAACTCCATCTTGATAAGAGGCAACACGCCATTTGAGGTTGCTTTGATTGTCGGTAGACCAGGTTGCGACATCCACTTTTTTGATGGATTTTCCTCCAACTTGTGGTGTGACCTGCACTTGGTAGGTGCCGTTTGCTGGGTTTAGGGCCGTAATGGCGAGCTTAGGATCTGGATTAACAGGAAGTTGCTCTTTTTCAATAGAAATTTGAGTATGTGTCAGGATTTTTAAGGAAGAGCTTGCCTCCTTACCATAGACATGGATAGCATAATTTCCAGTGTCTAGTTTATGACGTTTTAAATCAACTTGTAAGCCATACGTTCCATCAGCGTTACGAGTAGCATTGTACCAAATAATATCATCCTGACCATTATTGATAGACCAAACCGGAATTTTTACTTCGGTTACGGTATTTGGGACATGTTCGACCTGTATATCGATAAATCCTGGTTTAGAAACACTTGCTGAAACAGCTGGTGGAGTTGTTTGAGGAGTCTCTTTGGGTTTATCTGGTTTCTCTTCGGATGGATTTTGCTCAGATTGTTTTTCTTTATCTAGTGAATTGCCTTGATTTTCAGGTAGAAAGTGAGGTCTGTCAAGTACAAATTTACTTTCTTCCAAAAATGTTAGACGATTGTTCACCATAATATAGGAATGAATAAGGTAGGTACCGTAATTTTTCGGATTTTTGAGCGAAATAGTTGTGATGCTTTCTCCAGCGGTATGCCATTGTAAATCATCCTGGCCATTTGCTTCAGACCAGATAGCATACATGATCACGCTGCCGCGTTGACTATCTGTTCGATTGTAAAAAACCGATACTTCCTGCCCATCGACCTGTGTAGATAGAGGTTGCTGGACGATAGTCGGATCAATTGCTGGAGAAGGTGTCTCTTGGTTAGGTTGACTTGGTTGACTCGGCTGAGTCGGCTGAGTCTCTTGGCTTGACGTTGATGGTGTCACGGGTGTAGAACTAGCTTGATTGTTCTGATTGGCATTGTACCAACGTCCATAGGATGAATAGGCATGTACTTTTGGTGCATAGGTTAGGCTCGCAAGAAGCATAGCAGACGATAGAAATACTGTTGAATATTTTTTCATTTAAACCCTCCTGTCTTAACTGTTCGGAAAAAGTTAGAAAAATAGAAATCCTTATAAAAAATATTGACAAAATATATCGGGGGGGGGTAAAATTAGGATAGTAAATAAAGGAGTTTTGTTATATGAAAAAACAAAGATTTAGCTTGAGAAAGCTAGCAGTAGGTGTTGTGTCGATTGGTCTAGGAACAGCAATGGTTCCCGCAGTTCCACAACTTAGAACGCTTGAGATTGTCAAAGCAGATACCGAGTCAACGAATGATGAGGCAGCTCGTCAAGCAGCCATAAAAGAGGTAGAAGCGAAGCGTGATGAAGTTGTAGCAGCGCTTTTAAAGTTGAAAAATAATGATTTGAGGGAAGAACAGGTTAAGAAAATTCTCTCTTCTGAAAATTATTATTTAGGTAATTTAGGAGATGAAACACTCGAGAGAAAAGACGAACTTCTAACATTATTAGCGTCAATTCAATTCAAATATGAGTTAATTGATGAAGTCTTGACCAAGTGGAATGCGTTTTATGCTAGTAAAGGCATTGAGCATAAACTAGGATTTTCGGATTTGGGAAGGTTGAAAGAAGTTGATTTGTCACCTAATTCTAAGGTACGATATAGTTACCCAGTGGTAAATAGAGTTATAGAGCCAACATATTCATTGAGTAGTTCGTTTCATAATTTAATTTTTATAAATTCAGATCGTAATGAAAATAATATGATTCGAGATCAGCGGTCAGCCTTTAATGATTTACGTAATTTGGAGAAAAATTATGACGATTTAAAAGAAGCAAGAAAAAATATAATGAGGTAGTGACCTATTTTAATGCACAGCCAGAAGAAACTCGCAAGGAACAGTTTAATGATTTTGCTGATGAGGGCTTCAGATCTATTTGGACTGATGTTCATAGTTCGGGTAGATATCTAAACCGTGAAAATGTACTGAAACATCTAACACTACTAGAAAACCGCATTAAAGGCAAAATAGCAGACGAAAAAGCGATTGCTCAGGCGGTGAAAGAAGTCAATGATAAGAAAGCGACTATTGCCGTAGCCATTCAAAAATTAGAGAATATTCAAATTGAAGGTGGTATTTCTAACTTATATGTAAATGAAAATGGTTATACTTCTTATGATGACTTTACGATTGAGGAGTTATCTCAAGCATTTCCAACTTTTGAAGAGTTAGAGGCTACCAAGCAGAAAAAGTTTCAACAATGGGAACATTTGTTGGAGCAAATGACGGTCATCAACGATATTTTAATCCAAGCGAATCAATTTGAAGAGAAACAAGGTGGGAAAAAACATTGGTATACTATGTATCTTATAGCTGGACCTGCTGGATCTAATCCTATAACAGAGTCAGCATCTACATCACGACCAAGTAGTGAGGAGTTTCTTGCAAGTAAGGAAGAAGTGAGCTCTGTGGATTTACCGTATAAATTTTATGATGCTTTAGATGAGATTAGGTATACAGGAGATAGTCATGTGATAGAGGAGAAGAGGAATGTCGCCTTATCTCTACTATCGCTTGCTGAGAAGAAGTATGATGCGATGACAGAAGCTGTTTCTGCCTATAATCAGATAATCGATAAAATCAATGCTTTACCGCAGGAAAAACGCCGCCAAACATGGGTGGATTTGATTTACCAAAAAGAACCATATCTGTATGTGTTAGACGAGTTACGGTTTGGAGATGGGGAGACAGAGGAAAGCATAGAGAATCGTAAAGAGAATTTGTTAGCTATTTTTAAAAAATTCGACCAAGAAACATTTGCCTCTACTGCTCCATCAACAGAATCTAGCACGTCATCCTCTGAAAATGCTACAAATCCGTCTTCAGATAGTACTGTATCGTCAAGTGATGCTGCTTCAGATAAGGAACCAACAACGACAAGTTCCAGTTCTGCTACTGCTGAGAGCATTCCAAGTGCGACAGGAAGTACTTCCTCATCAAGTGAGGAAACGGAGTCATCCAATACGACAAAACCTTCGGATTTGGAAAACAAGGAGGAAGGTACTGAAGTAGAGAATTCGCCAAGCACTCCACCTTCTGCCGACACTGTAACTAAACCGAGTTTATCTGAACCAAGCACTACTACTTCGGAATCACACTATTCTTCAGCAGAAACTATTCATTCTGACACAGTCACTGGTTCATCAGCATTGGAAAAGAGCGAGCCAAGCTCTGCCTTGCCATCTTCAAATAC
Protein-coding sequences here:
- the purF gene encoding amidophosphoribosyltransferase is translated as MTYEVKSLNEECGLFGIWGHPQASQVTYFGLHSLQHRGQEGAGILANQAGTLRRHRGLGLVSEVFKHQEDLEALTGQAAIGHVRYATAGGASINNVQPFLFDFFDMQLGLAHNGNLTNTQSLKRELEAQGAIFASSSDTEILMHLIRRSQKETLLAKIKEALNQVKGGFAYLIMAEDKLIAALDPNGFRPLSIGRMKNGAWVVSSETCAFEVVGADWIEDVKPGELVIIDDQGIQHDRYTDDTQLSICSMEYVYFARPDSVINGVNVHAARKKMGRRLAQEAKIEADIVVGVPNSSLSAASGYAEESGLPYEMGLIKNQYTQRTFIQPTQELREQGVRMKLSAVSSIVRNKRVVMVDDSIVRGTTSRRIVQLLRDAGAAEVHVAIASPPLKYPCFFGIDIQNRSELIAANHSNEEICEIIGADSLTFLSLEGLIEGVGMETDAPNGGLCVAYFDGKYPIPLYDYEERYLESLAEKTSFY
- the purM gene encoding phosphoribosylformylglycinamidine cyclo-ligase, translated to MSKNSYAASGVDVEAGYEVVERIKKHVKKTERLGVMGALGGFGGMFDLSKLSVKEPVLISGTDGVGTKLILAIQYDKHDTIGQDCVAMCVNDIVAAGAEPLYFLDYIATGKNIPEKLEQVVKGVADGCCLAGAALIGGETAEMPGMYGEDDYDLAGFAVGIAEKSQIIDGSKVVAGDVLLGLASSGIHSNGYSLVRRVFADYTGEECLPELEGKPLKEVLLEPTRIYVQTLLPLIKEGLVHGIAHITGGGFIENIPRMFGEELAAVIDESKVPVLPIFKALEKYGKIPHAEMFEIFNMGLGMVLAVAAEDVERIKELVDEEVYEIGRIIEKTNQSVVIQ
- the purN gene encoding phosphoribosylglycinamide formyltransferase; translated protein: MKKIAVFASGNGSNFQVIAERFPLEFVFSDHRDAYVLERAKNLGVTAYAFELKEFENKAAYEHAIVELLDQHQVDLVVLAGYMKIVAETLLSRYEGRIINIHPAYLPEFPGAHGIEEAWNAGVAQSGVTVHWVDSGVDSGQIIRQERVPIFADDTLESFEERIHAMEYQLYPEVIRKLLS
- a CDS encoding GNAT family N-acetyltransferase, whose product is MVTLRLVDEENFAQVIDLSLAEEDRSFVASNLRSLADCWLYRENGDVFPYAIYADHQVVGFALIDVDEEEACYMIWRLMIDNSQQGKGYGKAAILALMEQAKAIGKYNTIRADFVKGNQKMERLLHSLGFAKFGQDEREIFTRRTLEVEK
- the purH gene encoding bifunctional phosphoribosylaminoimidazolecarboxamide formyltransferase/IMP cyclohydrolase — its product is MTKKALISVSDKTGIVAFAQELVQLGWDIISTGGTKSTLDAAGVATIAIDEVTGFPEMMDGRVKTLHPKIHGGLLARRDVNSHLEAAKSQGIDLIDLVVVNLYPFKETVIKPDVTYAEAVENIDIGGPSMLRSAAKNHASVTVVVDPADYHGVLEELQATGETSLAIRKRLAAKVFRHTAAYDSLIADYFTNQVGEEKPEKLTLTYELKQPMRYGENPQQDADFYQTALPLAYSIAASKQLNGKELSFNNIRDADAAIRIIRDFQDRPTVVALKHMNPCGIGQADDLETAWDYAYASDPVSIFGGIVVLNREVDATTAEKMHPIFLEIIIAPSYTPEALEILTHKKKNLRILELDFSQHLASTAEKEVTGVLGGLLIQDQDVVAESPSDWTVVTKRQPSSEEQTALEFAWKSIKYVKSNGIIITNDHMVLGVGPGQTNRVASVKIAIEQAKDRLEGAVLASDAFFPFADNIEEIAAAGIKAIIQPGGSVRDQESIAAADKHGLTMIFTDVRHFRH
- a CDS encoding GBS Bsp-like repeat-containing protein, which gives rise to MKKYSTVFLSSAMLLASLTYAPKVHAYSSYGRWYNANQNNQASSTPVTPSTSSQETQPTQPSQPSQPNQETPSPAIDPTIVQQPLSTQVDGQEVSVFYNRTDSQRGSVIMYAIWSEANGQDDLQWHTAGESITTISLKNPKNYGTYLIHSYIMVNNRLTFLEESKFVLDRPHFLPENQGNSLDKEKQSEQNPSEEKPDKPKETPQTTPPAVSASVSKPGFIDIQVEHVPNTVTEVKIPVWSINNGQDDIIWYNATRNADGTYGLQVDLKRHKLDTGNYAIHVYGKEASSSLKILTHTQISIEKEQLPVNPDPKLAITALNPANGTYQVQVTPQVGGKSIKKVDVATWSTDNQSNLKWRVASYQDGVYTTNVNFSEHQSINGFYHNHVYITYGDGSRLGYATEKVDLTNARAAVKVTTTFSSQGNFRVTLDNIYGGGNVSYAVWSDENGQDDLRWYAATKAGDKTYTGDIPLHFHKGTGKYHLHVYQNGKGLIPSTFQVTTSQLPAPKPIIRTEPNTYPVGQCTWGAKELAPWIPNYLGHAKYWASNARAQGFEVGTTPRVGAVAVWTDGQFGHVGVVTAVESPTRIRLKESNFNGHQYVGDFRGWFNPVAGGIASYIYPQ
- a CDS encoding YSIRK-type signal peptide-containing protein (The YSIRK form of extended signal peptide directs nascent proteins to the cross-wall site, while signal peptides lacking YSIRK direct proteins instead to the cell pole. A large fraction of YSIRK proteins are surface proteins anchored by sortase-mediated processing of a C-terminal LPXTG motif.) → MKKQRFSLRKLAVGVVSIGLGTAMVPAVPQLRTLEIVKADTESTNDEAARQAAIKEVEAKRDEVVAALLKLKNNDLREEQVKKILSSENYYLGNLGDETLERKDELLTLLASIQFKYELIDEVLTKWNAFYASKGIEHKLGFSDLGRLKEVDLSPNSKVRYSYPVVNRVIEPTYSLSSSFHNLIFINSDRNENNMIRDQRSAFNDLRNLEKNYDDLKEARKNIMR